In Paenibacillus hexagrammi, the following are encoded in one genomic region:
- a CDS encoding manganese efflux pump, with product MAIGFSIGLLGVPILLTLLFVALQAFIFTWLGLTFGSKLKRYLGEWSEKLTGAVLGLLGIWILIDGFMSWSE from the coding sequence TTGGCAATTGGATTCTCTATAGGTCTGTTAGGGGTTCCTATTCTATTAACACTACTATTTGTGGCTCTTCAAGCGTTTATCTTTACGTGGTTGGGACTTACTTTCGGCTCCAAATTGAAACGATATTTAGGTGAATGGTCGGAGAAATTGACCGGCGCTGTCCTAGGCTTATTAGGTATTTGGATACTCATTGATGGCTTCATGAGTTGGAGTGAATGA